The Flavobacteriales bacterium TMED191 genome contains a region encoding:
- a CDS encoding PASTA domain-containing protein yields MKLNFKFQFFLLLISIFFTLCFFKVVDFGLKKYTLHHKIITVPDLIGLDILQVEDTILEYGLRFVIIDSAAYNPTYSRGAVLSHSPKLGSEVKPGRKIYITTNPTAVHFISFPELTNKSLRQSINLLENNALIVGNLYYIDHFAKDVLIFAKYNDQKISNRDSLPKFSIIDLYLGNGFETEVLVPNLIGLSLKDVKQKLNNFSLNVGSVNLEVNDSLSSIVYKQVPEFNEKLTLGSFVSVWSNDSIIHE; encoded by the coding sequence ATGAAATTAAATTTTAAATTTCAATTTTTTTTATTATTGATTTCAATTTTTTTTACACTTTGTTTTTTTAAAGTAGTTGATTTTGGTCTTAAAAAGTACACTTTACATCATAAAATTATTACCGTTCCTGATTTAATTGGACTTGATATTTTACAGGTTGAAGATACAATTTTAGAATATGGACTTAGGTTCGTAATTATTGATTCAGCTGCTTATAATCCTACTTATTCCAGGGGGGCAGTATTGTCTCACAGTCCAAAATTAGGATCTGAAGTTAAGCCTGGAAGAAAAATATATATTACAACTAATCCTACGGCTGTTCATTTTATATCATTCCCAGAACTTACTAATAAATCTTTACGTCAGTCTATTAACTTATTAGAAAATAATGCTTTGATAGTTGGTAATTTATATTACATTGATCACTTTGCAAAGGACGTGCTTATTTTCGCTAAATATAATGATCAGAAGATCTCTAATAGAGATAGTTTGCCAAAATTTTCAATTATTGATTTGTATTTAGGTAACGGTTTTGAGACAGAAGTTCTTGTGCCGAATTTAATTGGACTTAGTCTTAAAGATGTTAAACAAAAATTGAATAATTTCTCACTTAATGTGGGTTCTGTTAATTTAGAAGTTAATGATAGCCTATCTAGTATTGTATATAAACAAGTCCCTGAATTCAATGAGAAATTAACTTTAGGTTCATTTGTTTCTGTTTGGTCAAATGATTCGATAATTCATGAATAG
- a CDS encoding D-alanine--D-alanine ligase encodes MQNIAILMGGTSKEREISLQSARTINKYIDKKKYAAFMVLCINDNEFQVIINSKNFLVDTSNFSFQLNNKRVVFHKVFMMIHGDPGENGKLSKYFDTKKIPYTCSSQSASKLTFDKFNCNKYLQSLGYHVPSAKIYNSKIKLNYPCIVKPSCGGSSFGVSKIYNAKELPDALEKAKEHDNDIIIEEFIEGREITCAAYKSHSQIVCLPLTEIISQNDIFDYEAKYNGKSIEKTPAEIPNVTKNKIIAISKNLYKDLNLKGIIRVDFIVKSQKPYIIEVNTVPGFSEKSIVPQMLKCANINITDFITQQIESI; translated from the coding sequence ATGCAAAATATAGCAATTCTTATGGGTGGCACATCTAAGGAAAGAGAAATTTCTCTACAAAGTGCACGAACAATCAATAAATATATAGATAAAAAAAAATATGCTGCATTTATGGTATTATGTATTAATGATAATGAATTCCAAGTAATTATAAATTCTAAGAATTTTTTAGTAGATACAAGTAACTTTTCATTTCAATTAAATAATAAAAGGGTTGTTTTCCACAAAGTATTTATGATGATTCATGGAGACCCTGGAGAAAATGGAAAATTATCAAAATATTTTGATACTAAAAAAATACCCTACACTTGTTCTAGTCAATCTGCATCTAAATTAACATTCGACAAATTTAATTGTAATAAGTATTTACAATCATTAGGTTACCATGTCCCTAGTGCTAAAATATATAACTCAAAAATTAAATTAAATTACCCATGTATAGTCAAACCTAGTTGTGGTGGTTCTAGTTTTGGAGTTTCAAAAATATACAACGCAAAAGAACTACCTGACGCTTTAGAAAAAGCCAAAGAACATGATAATGATATAATTATTGAAGAATTTATAGAGGGTCGTGAAATAACATGTGCTGCATATAAATCTCATTCACAAATTGTTTGTCTCCCTTTGACGGAAATTATAAGTCAAAATGATATATTTGACTATGAAGCGAAATATAATGGTAAATCAATTGAAAAAACGCCTGCTGAGATTCCTAATGTCACAAAGAATAAAATAATTGCAATCAGTAAGAACTTGTATAAAGATTTAAATTTAAAAGGTATTATTCGTGTTGACTTTATTGTTAAAAGTCAAAAACCATATATTATTGAAGTTAATACTGTTCCAGGTTTTTCTGAAAAAAGTATTGTTCCTCAAATGTTAAAATGTGCTAATATCAATATTACCGATTTTATCACTCAACAAATAGAAAGCATATAA
- the rdgB gene encoding RdgB/HAM1 family non-canonical purine NTP pyrophosphatase: MNKYILATSNNNKILEISSQLNTVNLLSLSDIGYFDEIDETGLSLEQNALIKSKTIYNKYNIDTISDDTGLEVDCLFGEPGVFSARYAGVHGDSKLNIEKLLKKMNKFSNRKAKFRTVICLKTKLKELFFEGICHGTISNKPLGLNGFGYDAVFIPNGQSKTFAQMNLVEKNKISHRFKAVQLLVNYIKSR, translated from the coding sequence ATGAATAAATACATATTAGCAACATCTAATAACAATAAAATTCTTGAAATATCTTCTCAATTAAATACGGTTAATTTACTTAGTTTATCTGATATTGGTTATTTTGATGAAATTGATGAAACTGGATTATCTTTAGAGCAGAATGCATTGATTAAATCTAAAACAATTTATAATAAATATAATATTGATACTATTTCTGATGACACTGGTCTTGAAGTTGATTGTTTATTTGGTGAACCAGGAGTGTTTTCAGCTAGATATGCAGGTGTACATGGTGACTCTAAATTGAATATTGAGAAATTATTAAAAAAAATGAATAAATTTTCTAATAGGAAAGCCAAATTTCGAACTGTGATTTGTTTAAAAACTAAACTTAAGGAATTGTTTTTTGAAGGTATTTGTCATGGAACCATTTCTAATAAACCACTTGGTCTAAATGGTTTTGGTTATGATGCAGTATTTATTCCAAATGGTCAAAGTAAAACATTTGCACAAATGAATTTGGTAGAAAAGAATAAAATCAGTCATAGATTCAAAGCCGTACAACTGTTAGTAAATTATATAAAGTCTAGATAG
- a CDS encoding 23S rRNA (pseudouridine(1915)-N(3))-methyltransferase RlmH: MKLRFIFLGKKKIQSYDLLMNKYLKRLNSFVKSDFIFLNEKNNLKLEDKIFSLIKSRDCLVVLDERGIRMSSYKYSVFLNKVLSESNTIFLLIGASYGVPKDIVKKSNFIISLSEMTLPHLIARLLLVEQTYRSLTILNNHPYHHE, translated from the coding sequence ATGAAACTCAGGTTTATATTTTTAGGTAAAAAAAAAATACAGTCTTACGATTTGCTCATGAACAAGTATCTTAAAAGATTGAATAGTTTTGTTAAATCAGATTTTATATTTTTAAATGAGAAAAATAATTTAAAATTGGAAGATAAAATTTTTTCTTTAATAAAATCTAGAGATTGTTTAGTTGTTTTAGATGAAAGAGGTATTCGCATGTCTAGTTATAAGTACTCTGTTTTTTTAAATAAAGTATTAAGTGAATCAAATACAATTTTTTTGTTGATAGGAGCTTCTTATGGTGTTCCTAAAGATATTGTTAAAAAATCTAATTTTATAATTTCATTATCAGAAATGACATTACCTCATTTAATTGCTCGCTTATTGTTGGTTGAACAAACTTATCGTTCACTCACAATTTTAAATAATCATCCTTATCACCATGAATAA
- the nadC gene encoding carboxylating nicotinate-nucleotide diphosphorylase produces the protein MEKLIKDFIKKSLKEDIGKGDLTSNACIKKEAIGEAKLITKESCYISGINLAKKIYSFYDKKLIFSPNIQDGEFAKKNEVVFKIYGNKRAILATERLILNCMQRMSSITTKTKKFVKEVENHNVKILDTRKTCPSIRFLDKEAVKLGGGYNHRFGLFDVMMIKDNHIDFAGGIENAIKKCQTLNKKNNKKIPIIVEVRNMDELNKVLSIGGINRILLDNFSIQMTKSAVKKVNKTIPLETSGNINIKNVKKYAKCGVNFISIGDLTHSVKSVDLSMLST, from the coding sequence ATGGAAAAATTAATTAAAGATTTTATTAAAAAATCTCTCAAAGAGGACATAGGAAAAGGAGATCTAACATCTAATGCCTGTATTAAAAAAGAAGCAATTGGAGAAGCAAAATTAATAACAAAAGAATCTTGCTATATTTCTGGTATAAACCTAGCCAAAAAAATATACTCATTTTACGATAAAAAATTGATATTTTCCCCCAATATCCAAGATGGAGAATTTGCAAAAAAAAATGAAGTCGTATTTAAAATATATGGAAATAAACGTGCAATTTTAGCAACTGAAAGATTAATTCTTAATTGTATGCAACGAATGAGTAGCATTACAACTAAAACAAAAAAATTTGTAAAAGAAGTAGAAAACCATAATGTGAAAATACTTGATACAAGAAAGACCTGTCCTTCTATTCGTTTTTTAGATAAAGAAGCCGTGAAATTAGGTGGTGGATATAATCACAGATTTGGTCTGTTTGATGTCATGATGATAAAAGACAATCATATTGATTTTGCTGGTGGGATAGAAAATGCTATCAAAAAATGTCAAACATTAAATAAAAAAAATAATAAAAAAATTCCAATCATTGTTGAGGTTAGAAATATGGATGAGTTAAATAAAGTTCTAAGCATTGGTGGCATCAACAGGATTCTTCTTGATAACTTTTCAATACAAATGACAAAATCTGCAGTAAAAAAAGTCAACAAAACCATTCCATTAGAAACATCTGGTAATATAAATATTAAAAATGTAAAAAAATATGCTAAATGTGGCGTTAATTTTATTTCAATCGGTGATTTAACTCACTCTGTTAAAAGTGTTGACTTAAGTATGTTAAGCACATAA
- a CDS encoding M1 family peptidase has protein sequence MKKLLSILSLLLMSLATSQNEDNINFTADSLILNTNTTIWEKPAIPYNPLAKPNTYSSNENPNYWKNKMPYAGYWQQDVHYIIDAEIVDSLNMIKANQQLIYTNNSPDELDFVFFHLYANAFEPDSYLDQFRKGNKIPTTFRKDEIKKKNLEILSVTTNNNNLDIEIDNTIMKVILEEPLRSGETIKFDINFESYFGGEENSGNVRRRMKTYTEFGNKHFNGVHWYPRISVYDSKFGWTTDQHLGKEFYGNFGCFDVELTFPDNYIVEATGFMTNREEVLPKELMKKLDISNFANKKYNTPPSTIIRYNPNKKKTWKFHAENVHDFAFTADPSYRIGVAEWNGVKAYSLAQEQHASKWQNVANYAAEIIKVFSEDFGMYTYHKIIVADARSGMEYPMITLDRGSDPGYRGLLIHEIAHMWFFGQVGNNETYRAALDEGFTQFLTAWATEVIEGKYMTRSPSYVDDTLLNNQDVDLLSRLKWLKNNRTFLNKYYDEHTNQLDAKDDDAFYRYTMDASENNTPKLNTHSHDFGGSLAHRGSYTHVYGKTATMLYNLQYVLGDELFIAAMRNYFETWKIAHPYLDDFRNSIIQFTKVDLNWFFDQWLDTNKDLDYAVKRVEKLSNDTVAITISREGEMEMPIDLTIDSKFGTRYNFHIPNNWFVKKTSATVLPRWIGYGNLNKEYTFKTHIPSGVKNIMIDESGRLADSYMINNRFNGNIDFSLDYGVYKWANLRKYELQAKPDLWYNSFDGVKIGTSVSGHYLKKHHVIDANMWLNTGAMKAEEFDSNSKNDKISYQIKYSTSMYKYVKNSRFRLAASEIDGLNHYSIGYNIKDISKVNSLDISLNGFERKDVSDLNYLIYNDLWIPNRKNTNITINLSHKYYYLPNNKLSGVGNIQFSLKSSSIMSDYDFAQITLEAINKNSINGYKINTRFFVQRGFGNNFPLESMLYAAGTNPEGLMENQFTRSRGWIPESWTGYSNNTGTFHMGGGLNLRGFSGYYMTEPTDEGSVNVYKGTSGMAFNTEVDYTSKIPKLNYWGLNSYIFMDVGVMDESQNAEKIAFSRPYMDLGLGFSWELSRLWDHALESQPLMLRFDLPLFVNHAPSTENAIKLRCIVGLNRAF, from the coding sequence ATGAAAAAATTACTTTCAATTCTGTCGTTACTTTTAATGTCTTTAGCAACTTCACAAAATGAAGACAATATTAATTTTACAGCTGATAGTTTAATTCTAAATACCAATACAACTATTTGGGAAAAACCAGCAATTCCATATAATCCATTGGCGAAACCCAACACATACAGTTCTAATGAAAATCCTAATTATTGGAAAAATAAAATGCCTTATGCAGGTTACTGGCAACAAGATGTTCATTATATAATTGATGCAGAAATAGTAGATAGTCTTAACATGATTAAAGCAAATCAGCAGCTAATTTACACAAACAACTCTCCAGATGAACTTGATTTTGTGTTTTTTCATTTATATGCTAATGCATTTGAACCTGACTCTTATTTAGATCAATTTAGAAAAGGAAACAAAATACCAACTACATTTAGAAAAGATGAAATTAAAAAGAAAAATCTCGAAATTTTAAGTGTTACAACTAATAACAATAATTTAGATATTGAAATTGACAACACAATAATGAAGGTGATTTTAGAAGAACCTTTAAGAAGTGGTGAAACAATAAAATTTGACATAAATTTTGAATCATATTTTGGAGGTGAAGAGAATAGTGGGAATGTGAGAAGGAGAATGAAAACCTATACAGAATTTGGCAACAAGCATTTTAATGGGGTTCATTGGTATCCTAGAATTTCTGTTTATGACAGTAAATTTGGATGGACAACTGATCAGCACTTAGGAAAAGAATTTTATGGAAATTTTGGTTGTTTTGATGTTGAACTAACATTTCCAGACAATTACATTGTAGAAGCAACTGGATTTATGACAAACAGAGAGGAGGTTTTACCAAAAGAACTAATGAAAAAGTTAGATATAAGTAATTTTGCTAATAAAAAATATAATACTCCTCCATCAACTATAATAAGGTATAACCCAAATAAGAAAAAAACATGGAAATTTCATGCAGAAAATGTTCACGATTTTGCATTTACTGCTGACCCAAGTTATAGAATAGGTGTTGCTGAATGGAATGGAGTTAAAGCATATTCTTTAGCTCAAGAACAACATGCATCCAAATGGCAAAATGTAGCAAACTATGCCGCTGAAATAATCAAGGTTTTTTCTGAGGATTTTGGTATGTATACATACCATAAAATTATAGTTGCAGATGCAAGATCCGGAATGGAATACCCTATGATTACACTAGATAGAGGCAGTGACCCTGGTTACAGAGGCTTACTTATTCATGAAATAGCACATATGTGGTTCTTTGGTCAAGTCGGAAACAACGAGACATACAGAGCTGCACTTGACGAAGGATTCACTCAATTCCTAACAGCTTGGGCGACAGAAGTTATCGAAGGTAAATATATGACTCGTAGCCCATCATATGTGGATGACACGTTATTAAATAATCAAGATGTAGATTTATTAAGTAGATTAAAGTGGTTGAAAAATAATCGAACATTTCTAAATAAATATTATGATGAACACACAAACCAATTAGATGCAAAAGATGATGATGCATTTTATAGATACACAATGGATGCATCTGAAAATAACACACCAAAACTAAATACTCATTCTCACGATTTTGGTGGATCACTTGCTCATAGAGGGTCATACACACATGTTTATGGAAAAACAGCAACAATGTTATATAATTTACAATATGTTTTAGGAGATGAGCTTTTTATTGCTGCAATGAGAAACTATTTTGAAACATGGAAAATTGCACATCCATATTTAGATGATTTTAGAAATTCGATTATTCAATTTACTAAGGTGGATTTAAATTGGTTTTTTGATCAATGGCTAGACACAAATAAAGATCTTGACTATGCAGTCAAAAGAGTTGAAAAATTATCTAATGATACTGTTGCTATTACCATTTCTAGAGAAGGAGAGATGGAAATGCCTATTGACCTAACGATTGATTCAAAATTTGGAACGAGATATAATTTTCATATTCCAAATAATTGGTTTGTGAAAAAAACATCTGCAACAGTTTTACCTAGATGGATTGGATATGGTAATTTAAATAAAGAATATACATTTAAAACACATATTCCATCAGGAGTGAAAAATATTATGATAGACGAGAGTGGTAGACTTGCTGATTCATACATGATTAATAATAGATTTAATGGGAATATTGATTTTTCATTAGATTATGGAGTGTATAAATGGGCGAATCTTCGCAAATATGAATTACAAGCAAAACCTGACCTTTGGTATAATAGTTTTGATGGAGTTAAAATCGGAACAAGTGTTAGTGGACATTATCTCAAAAAACATCATGTAATTGATGCAAATATGTGGCTTAATACTGGCGCGATGAAAGCTGAGGAATTTGATAGTAACTCAAAAAATGATAAAATCTCTTATCAAATTAAATACTCTACATCAATGTATAAATATGTTAAAAACAGTAGATTTAGATTAGCAGCTAGCGAGATTGATGGACTAAATCATTACTCCATTGGTTATAATATCAAAGATATAAGTAAAGTTAATAGCCTAGATATTTCTCTAAATGGTTTCGAAAGAAAAGATGTTTCTGATTTAAATTATCTTATTTATAATGACTTATGGATTCCTAATAGGAAAAACACCAATATCACCATAAACTTGTCTCACAAATATTATTATCTTCCAAATAATAAATTAAGTGGTGTTGGAAACATTCAATTCTCATTAAAGTCATCCTCAATAATGAGTGATTATGATTTTGCTCAAATAACATTAGAAGCAATTAATAAAAATTCAATTAATGGCTATAAAATAAACACAAGATTTTTTGTTCAGAGAGGTTTTGGAAATAATTTTCCTTTAGAAAGCATGCTATATGCTGCAGGTACTAATCCAGAGGGTCTGATGGAAAATCAATTTACCCGATCGAGAGGATGGATCCCTGAATCATGGACAGGTTACAGTAATAATACTGGAACTTTCCATATGGGAGGTGGATTAAATTTAAGAGGTTTTAGTGGTTATTATATGACTGAACCAACTGACGAAGGAAGTGTAAATGTATATAAAGGAACATCTGGTATGGCATTTAATACTGAAGTTGATTATACAAGTAAAATACCTAAATTAAACTATTGGGGTCTAAACTCTTATATATTTATGGATGTTGGTGTGATGGATGAAAGTCAAAATGCTGAAAAAATTGCATTTAGTCGTCCATATATGGACCTCGGTTTAGGATTTTCATGGGAATTATCAAGATTATGGGACCATGCTCTAGAGAGTCAACCTTTAATGTTGAGATTTGACCTTCCACTTTTTGTAAACCATGCACCATCAACAGAAAATGCAATTAAATTGAGGTGTATTGTAGGGTTAAATAGAGCATTTTAA
- a CDS encoding DUF2147 domain-containing protein — protein MIIRIVIVLLPILLFGQDSCEICGVWLEEKKESHIKIYQTKEKTIEGKIIWLANPLNEDGEIKLDKENPNKNLRQRTIQNLTIIKELKFTEKNKWSNGSIYDARSGKTYSLNAKLEGKDTLFMRGYLGFSLIGKTTRWTRVK, from the coding sequence ATGATTATTCGAATTGTCATAGTATTATTGCCAATTTTATTGTTTGGACAAGACTCATGTGAAATTTGTGGTGTTTGGTTAGAAGAGAAAAAGGAATCTCATATAAAAATTTACCAAACAAAAGAGAAAACAATAGAAGGAAAGATTATATGGCTAGCTAACCCACTTAATGAAGATGGTGAAATTAAATTAGATAAAGAGAATCCAAATAAAAATTTAAGACAAAGAACTATTCAAAATTTAACAATAATCAAGGAATTAAAATTTACAGAAAAAAATAAGTGGTCAAATGGTTCAATATATGATGCTAGAAGTGGAAAAACATATAGTTTAAACGCTAAATTAGAGGGAAAAGACACTCTATTTATGAGAGGATATCTGGGCTTTAGTTTAATAGGTAAAACAACTAGATGGACTAGAGTCAAATAA
- a CDS encoding glycosyltransferase family 2 protein yields the protein MSNMKILIITPACNEERNLPLLIKSVVNQSFLPLEWIIVDDGSKDNTSNVIQKAAVKYSWIKYLRKEKFNVRSPGKSVMEAFYFGYNYKSSKQYDIVMKLDADLVLPFNYLENIVSEFKINSKVGICGGICVLKNKSQFYIERATNLDHVRGAIKAYRRQCFNSIGGLIKNMGWDTVDEHHARFNGWDVIVKPELQVIHQRPTHKEFGYLRAAFRNGQMLYTIRMDLILLMGNCMKLLIKSPYLLLSLSMFFGFFSAFFRRKNFIVSKDLGRFIRKYRYKMLLKKII from the coding sequence ATGTCAAACATGAAAATTTTAATAATCACTCCAGCTTGTAATGAGGAGAGAAATCTCCCTCTATTAATTAAATCAGTTGTTAATCAATCTTTTCTTCCACTAGAGTGGATTATTGTTGACGATGGATCTAAGGATAATACTAGTAATGTTATTCAAAAAGCAGCAGTCAAGTATTCTTGGATTAAGTATTTAAGAAAAGAAAAATTTAACGTTCGCTCCCCAGGTAAAAGTGTGATGGAGGCATTTTATTTTGGATATAATTATAAATCATCTAAGCAATATGATATTGTTATGAAATTAGATGCTGATTTAGTTTTGCCCTTTAATTATTTAGAAAATATTGTAAGCGAATTTAAAATAAATTCCAAGGTTGGTATTTGTGGAGGCATCTGTGTATTAAAGAATAAAAGTCAATTTTATATTGAAAGAGCAACTAATTTGGATCATGTTCGTGGTGCAATTAAAGCATATAGAAGACAGTGTTTTAATTCTATTGGAGGATTAATAAAAAATATGGGTTGGGATACAGTTGATGAACATCATGCTAGATTTAATGGTTGGGATGTAATAGTTAAACCCGAATTACAAGTAATCCATCAACGACCCACTCACAAGGAGTTTGGTTATTTAAGAGCTGCTTTTAGAAATGGTCAGATGTTATATACAATTAGAATGGATTTGATCTTATTAATGGGTAATTGTATGAAACTTTTAATCAAGTCACCATATTTATTATTATCTCTATCTATGTTTTTTGGTTTTTTTTCAGCTTTTTTTAGAAGAAAAAATTTTATTGTTAGTAAAGATTTAGGCAGATTTATTAGAAAATATAGATATAAAATGCTTTTAAAGAAAATTATTTGA
- a CDS encoding glycosyl transferase family 1 — MKKVLIITYYWPPQGGVGVQRWLKLSKYLLRHKYEPIIYTQSNGLSSLEDSSLLSSIPEGLKVLRNKIFEPQKIVSLFTKNKPSSDILIKNQTNILLRILIWLRANIFVPDSRCLWISSSVSFLNNYLKKNHIDVIISSGPPHSMHLIALALKRKHNIKWIADFRDPWTNIEYFDKLPLLKSRKKKHKDLEYKVLSHSDLVLSVSSSWANDFKKMGAKKTAVLTNGFDPEDYNSPRYPKLNNSFVIGHFGLYNKLRDHIFLWGTLQKICNNIPNFKSDLKLVFSGEVFKGFFEQIQQFDLKGKFEYFNYLSHSKAINKMINCDLLLVTQGNTKAVLGRLPAKVFEYIGARRPILAIGKKNSDLEKVMSKISYGWFVDFDNHQLLHDTILQIYDLRNSNDLFSDNIAHFSREEQSKKLIKIIDDICSK; from the coding sequence ATGAAAAAGGTATTAATTATTACTTATTATTGGCCTCCTCAAGGTGGGGTAGGTGTACAAAGATGGCTCAAGTTAAGTAAATATCTTTTAAGACATAAATATGAACCTATCATATATACTCAATCAAATGGGTTAAGTTCATTAGAAGATTCAAGTTTATTATCAAGTATACCTGAAGGTTTAAAGGTTTTAAGAAATAAAATTTTTGAGCCTCAAAAAATTGTTTCCCTCTTTACTAAGAATAAACCATCTTCTGATATTTTAATAAAAAACCAAACCAATATTTTATTAAGGATCTTAATTTGGTTACGAGCTAACATATTTGTTCCTGACTCAAGATGTTTATGGATCAGTTCATCGGTTTCTTTTTTAAATAATTATCTAAAAAAAAATCATATTGATGTAATTATTTCCTCAGGTCCTCCTCATAGTATGCATCTAATTGCATTAGCTTTAAAAAGGAAACATAATATTAAATGGATTGCTGACTTTAGAGATCCCTGGACTAATATTGAGTATTTTGATAAATTACCATTGTTAAAATCACGAAAAAAAAAGCATAAAGATTTAGAATATAAAGTTTTATCTCATTCGGATTTAGTTTTATCAGTCAGTTCCTCATGGGCAAATGATTTCAAGAAGATGGGTGCAAAAAAAACAGCTGTATTAACAAATGGGTTTGATCCAGAAGATTATAATTCACCTCGATATCCTAAACTAAATAATTCATTTGTTATTGGTCATTTTGGTTTGTATAATAAATTACGAGATCATATTTTTTTATGGGGAACACTTCAGAAAATATGTAATAATATACCGAATTTTAAGAGTGATTTAAAATTAGTCTTTTCAGGTGAAGTTTTCAAAGGCTTTTTCGAACAAATTCAACAATTTGATTTAAAAGGTAAATTTGAATATTTCAATTACCTTTCTCATTCTAAAGCTATTAATAAAATGATTAATTGTGATCTTTTATTAGTTACACAAGGAAATACCAAAGCTGTATTAGGTCGATTACCCGCTAAAGTATTTGAGTATATTGGAGCTAGAAGACCAATTTTAGCAATTGGCAAAAAAAACAGTGATTTGGAGAAAGTTATGTCTAAAATTTCATATGGATGGTTTGTAGATTTTGATAATCACCAATTATTACATGATACAATATTACAGATATATGATTTACGTAATTCTAATGATTTATTTTCTGATAATATTGCTCATTTTTCAAGAGAAGAACAGTCAAAAAAATTAATAAAAATAATTGATGATATATGTTCAAAATGA